Genomic DNA from Paracoccus sp. MBLB3053:
GAGGTGCGCGCTGACGGCGAGCTATCGCAGATTGCCGGCACCATCCCGGCCGAGCCATCCGATTTCGGGCAGGAATTTCTGGATAAGATCATCGCGGCGAAACTTGTCGACGGGGTTGGCGAGGCAATCGATCACATCCGCCGCTATGGCTCGGGTCATACGGAATCGATCCTTACCGAAAATGACGCGACGGCCGAGCGCTTCTTCAAGGGCCTCGACAGCGCGATCCTGATGCGCAATGCCTCGACCCAGTTCGCTGACGGCGGCGAATTCGGCATGGGGGCCGAAATCGGGATCGCGACGGGAAAGATGCATGCCCGCGGACCTGTCGGCGCCGAACAGTTGACGAGCTTCAAATATATCGTAACCGGCGACGGGACCATCCGCAGCTAGGATCGCGACCTGAAGCGGCGGCTGCATGACGCCGGCAGGCAAAGGATAGGATCGCGCGCTTGAGGGCCAATGGCACGAGACATGGCGGCGCCGCAGCGCGCCGCCATTTCGGGCTAGAATGCGATCTCGCCACCCCTTTCATCCAGTTCCCAGCTCAGATGACGGCCCTCACGCTGAGCAAAGCATCCAAGCAAAGCGAAATGTACCTCGGATGGCGCGGGTTCTGGCCGATCACGTCCGGCCTCGGCATCAAGCCAGCTCCACAGTGCCGGGTCCAGCTTGGTCCGCGCAGCCTCTGCCAGAAGCCGCCACCCGGTCGCGCCTCGGCATACAAGTATGGTTCCGCCCCAAGGCATTGCCGTCTCCAGACACATGAGCGCGAGCAGGATCAGCCGAGCTTCCGGTCGTGGCAAATCGCCCTGCGCGTCCAGCCGCAGCCGAAGCCGCCCGCCCTTTTCGACATCCCCCAGAAGCGATGAAAGCTCTGCAAGGCTGATCCGCTGATCGGGCGATGACTGGCCAAACCCGATCCGGAACCAGCGGACCCTCGCGCGGGCGGCCTCGATGCTTTCGGCAACCAGCACCAGTTCAGGACTGTCCGAGATGCCGGGCCATTCGCCGGACAGTTCGAGCAGCTCCAGCCCATTGCCGATCGCCCCCAGGGGCGAGACGAGATCGTGGCACAGGCGCGAACATACCAATGCGGCCAGCCGTTCAGGCTCGATCGGCAGTCGGGGTGAGGAGTTGCGGCTGATTGTCAGATCGTCCATCGAGGTCTAGCCTTGGTTGTGCCGCAGGAAGGATCGCGACATGAATGAAATCCTTGAACCCGGAATGCTCGTCCGACACCCCGGCGCGCCTGAATGGGGGGTGGGTCAGGTCCAGTCACGTATCGGGGACCGCATCACCGTCAATTTCGCGAATGCCGGCAAACAGGTCGTCGACGGCCGCAATGTCAGCCTGGAGCTCGTCAACAACTACTCATAATTTATAGTGCAAGAATTAATGCAACTTAAGATTGTGTCAATCCCCCCGCCCGCGCAATCGAGGAACGGCATGTGCTGTTGCATTAAGGACCGCGCCCGCCTAACACATGCGGCAGAAGAAACAGACTTGGCCCAATCCATAAGATGACGCTCGACGGCTCGTATTTCGAAACGCGGCTTGCCACGGATGAGGCCGATCTGCTTGCTGTCCAGCGGCTGCGCTACCGGGTGTTCGTCGAGGAACTGGGCGGAGACGGCTCGCTGGTCGATCACCAGCGCAGGCTGGAGCGCGACGAATTCGACCCGATCGTCGATCACCTGATCCTGGTTGATCGGCGCAGGTCCAAGGACGATCTCGAACATGTCCTGGGCGCCTATCGGCTGCTGCCCGGAGATCGCGCCGAAAAGTTCGGCCGGTTCTACTGTGACGCGGAATATGATCTGGACCCACTGCGTCGCTCGGGCAGGTCGCTTCTGGAACTTGGTCGATCCTGCATGGACGCCGAGATGCGCGGCGGGACAGGCATGTTCCTGCTGTGGAATGCGCTTGCCGAATATGTTCTGGGGCGAGAGATCGAGCTTCTCTTCGGCGTCGCCTCGTTCCATGGCATCGACACCAACCAGCACGCCCAGTCCCTGACCTGGCTGCACGAGCACCATCTGGCGCAAGAGCATATCCGACCGGTCGCCCGCCAGACGGGCTATCATCGCATGGACCTTGTGCCCCAGGCCGAT
This window encodes:
- a CDS encoding histidine phosphotransferase family protein, whose product is MDDLTISRNSSPRLPIEPERLAALVCSRLCHDLVSPLGAIGNGLELLELSGEWPGISDSPELVLVAESIEAARARVRWFRIGFGQSSPDQRISLAELSSLLGDVEKGGRLRLRLDAQGDLPRPEARLILLALMCLETAMPWGGTILVCRGATGWRLLAEAARTKLDPALWSWLDAEAGRDRPEPAPSEVHFALLGCFAQREGRHLSWELDERGGEIAF
- the olsB gene encoding l-ornithine N(alpha)-acyltransferase, encoding MTLDGSYFETRLATDEADLLAVQRLRYRVFVEELGGDGSLVDHQRRLERDEFDPIVDHLILVDRRRSKDDLEHVLGAYRLLPGDRAEKFGRFYCDAEYDLDPLRRSGRSLLELGRSCMDAEMRGGTGMFLLWNALAEYVLGREIELLFGVASFHGIDTNQHAQSLTWLHEHHLAQEHIRPVARQTGYHRMDLVPQADLDRRVAMANMPPLIKAYLRLGGMIGEGAYLDREFNTTDVFLLVDTAAMSAKHKKFYETRWQSQ
- a CDS encoding DUF3553 domain-containing protein, which codes for MNEILEPGMLVRHPGAPEWGVGQVQSRIGDRITVNFANAGKQVVDGRNVSLELVNNYS